One part of the Vicia villosa cultivar HV-30 ecotype Madison, WI linkage group LG6, Vvil1.0, whole genome shotgun sequence genome encodes these proteins:
- the LOC131609005 gene encoding uncharacterized protein LOC131609005 yields MAWFRVGSSIAKQAIKRTLSQGGSSYLVSRARVLPSLNGRKFHTSVFKEQAAAPAPRAVPLSRLTDSFLDGTSSVYLEELQRAWEADPNSVDESWDNFFRNFVGQASTSPGISGQTIQESMRLLLMVRAYQVNGHMKAKLDPLNLEARQIPDDLDPALYGFSEADLDREFFLGVWRMAGFLSENRPVQTLRSILTRLEQAYCGSIGYEYMHISDREKCNWLRDKIETPTPVQFTRERREAIFDRLAWSSLFENFLATKWTSAKRFGLEGGETLIPGMKEMFDRASDLGVESIVIGMAHRGRLNVLGNVVRKPLRQIFCEFSGGLSPEDEVGLYTGTGDVKYHLGTSYDRPTRGGKRIHLSLVANPSHLEAVDPVVVGKTRAKQYYSNDVDRTKNMGILLHGDGSFAGQGVVYETLHLSALPNYTTGGTIHIVLNNQVAFTTDPMSGRSSQYCTDVAKALECPIFHVNGDDVEAVVHACELAAEWRQTFHSDVVVDLVCYRRFGHNEIDEPSFTQPKMYKVIRSHPSTLEIYQKQLLATGEVTQDDIDKIHKKVTSILNEEFQASKDYIPKRRDWLSAYWLGFKSPEQLSRVRNTGVKPEILKTVGKAITTIPENFTPHKAVKRIYEQRAQMVETGEDIDWGFGEALAFATLLVEGNHVRLSGQDVERGTFSHRHSVVHDQATGEKYCPLDNVIMNQDEEMFTVSNSSLSEFAVLGFELGYSMENPNSLIIWEAQFGDFANGAHVIFDNFLASGESKWLRQTGLVVLLPHGYDGQGPEHSSARLERFLQMADDNPYIIPEMDPTLRKQIQECNMQIVNVTTPANFFHVLRRQIHREFRKPLIVMSPKNLLRSKACRSNLSEFDDVQGHPGFDKQGTRFKRLIKDRNDHSTVEEGIRRLVLCSGKVYYELDEQRSKVDASDVAICRVEQLCPFPYDLVQRELKRYPNAEVVWCQEEPMNMGGYTYILPRLVSSMKAVGRGGFDDVKYVGRAPSAATATGFLKVHQREQAEIAEKALQREPVNFPF; encoded by the exons ATGGCTTGGTTTAGAGTTGGTAGTAGTATAGCAAAGCAAGCTATTAAGAGAACCTTATCACAAGGTGGATCTTCGTATCTTGTATCTAGGGCGAGAGTGCTTCCTTCATTAAATGGGAGGAAGTTTCATACATCTGTTTTTAAGGAGCAGGCTGCGGCGCCTGCGCCGAGGGCGGTTCCGCTTTCGAGGTTGACGGATAGTTTTTTAGATGGGACGAGTAGTGTGTATTTGGAGGAGCTTCAGAGGGCTTGGGAGGCGGATCCGAATAGTGTTGACGAGTCGTGGGATAATTTCTTCAGGAATTTTGTGGGGCAGGCTTCTACTTCGCCGGGGATTTCGGGGCAGACGATTCAGGAGAGTATGAGGTTGTTGTTGATGGTTAGGGCGTATCAGGTTAATGGGCATATGAAGGCGAAGTTGGATCCGTTAAATCTTGAGGCGAGGCAGATTCCGGATGATTTGGATCCTGCGCTTTATGGGTTTTCTGAGGCGGATCTTGATAGGGAGTTCTTTTTGGGTGTTTGGAGGATGGCGGGTTTTTTGTCTGAGAATCGGCCTGTTCAGACGCTTAGATCTATATTGACTCGTCTTGAGCAGGCTTATTGTGGGAGTATTGGTTATGAGTATATGCATATTTCGGATCGTGAGAAGTGTAATTGGCTTAGGGATAAAATTGAGACTCCTACACCGGTGCAATTTACCAGGGAGCGTCGTGAGGCTATATTTGATAGGCTTGCTTGGAGTTCGCTGTTTGAGAACTTTTTGGCTACCAAGTGGACTTCGGCTAAGAGGTTTGGGCTTGAAGGAGGGGAGACTCTTATTCCTGGCATGAAAGAAATGTTCGATAGAGCATCTGATCTTGGGGTTGAGAGCATAGTTATTGGAATGGCACACAGGGGAAGATTGAATGTTTTGGGTAATGTGGTTAGGAAGCCGCTCCGCCAAATCTTTTGTGAGTTCAGCGGTGGTCTCTCACCGGAGGATGAAGTTGGGCTTTACACTGGAACTGGTGATGTTAAGTATCACTTGGGAACGTCTTATGATCGCCCTACACGAGGTGGCAAGAGGATACATTTGTCCTTGGTGGCAAATCCCAGTCACTTGGAAGCTGTCGACCCTGTGGTTGTTGGGAAAACTCGAGCTAAGCAGTATTATTCAAATGATGTGGACAGGACAAAAAACATGGGAATTTTACTTCATGGAGATGGTAGTTTTGCTGGACAGGGTGTGGTCTATGAAACACTGCATTTAAGTGCTCTTCCAAATTACACTACTGGTGGGACTATCCATATTGTGTTAAACAATCAAGTTGCATTTACAACTGATCCAATGTCTGGCAGGTCTTCACAGTATTGCACAGATGTTGCTAAAGCTTTAGAATGTCCCATCTTTCATGTTAATGGTGATGATGTGGAAGCAGTTGTTCATGCCTGTGAACTTGCTGCCGAGTGGCGCCAAACTTTCCATTCAGATGTGGTTGTGGACTTGGTGTGTTATCGTCGATTTGGCCACAATGAGATTGACGAACCATCTTTCACACAGCCTAAGATGTACAAG GTCATCAGAAGCCATCCTTCAACTCTTGAAATCTATCAGAAGCAACTTTTGGCAACGGGCGAGGTGACACAAGATGACATTGATAAGATACACAAGAAGGTCACATCAATTCTTAATGAAGAATTTCAAGCTAGCAAAGATTACATTCCTAAAAGAAGAGATTGGCTTTCAGCATACTGGCTAGGCTTTAAGTCGCCCGAACAGCTTTCCCGTGTCCGAAACACTGG TGTGAAACCAGAGATCTTGAAAACAGTTGGAAAAGCAATCACAACTATCCCTGAAAATTTCACACCTCACAAAGCAGTAAAGAGGATTTATGAACAACGTGCTCAAATGGTTGAAACTGGTGAAGATATTGACTGGGGATTCGGAGAGGCACTTGCTTTTGCTACCTTGCTTGTTGAAGGTAACCATGTTCGATTGAGTGGTCAGGATGTTGAAAGAGGTACTTTTAGTCACCGTCACTCTGTAGTTCACGATCAGGCTACCGGAGAGAAATATTGCCCCCTTGACAATGTTATAATGAACCAAGATGAAGAGATGTTTACTGTTAGCAACAG CTCACTTTCAGAGTTTGCTGTTCTTGGATTTGAATTGGGTTACTCAATGGAAAACCCCAATTCATTGATAATTTGGGAAGCACAATTTGGAGATTTTGCTAATGGGGCTCATGTGATATTTGACAATTTCTTGGCTTCTGGTGAGTCTAAGTGGCTCCGTCAAACTGGGCTAGTTGTGTTGCTTCCTCATGGTTATGATGGCCAGGGCCCCGAGCATTCAAGTGCTAGATTGGAACGCTTTCTCCAG ATGGCTGATGACAATCCATATATTATCCCTGAGATGGATCCAACTCTTAGGAAACAGATTCAGGAGTGTAATATGCAGATTGTGAATGTCACAACTCCTGCCAATTTTTTCCATGTTTTAAGGAGGCAG ATTCATAGAGAATTCCGAAAACCGCTCATTGTAATGTCCCCTAAGAATCTACTTCGTAGCAAGGCTTGCAGATCAAACCTATCAGAGTTTGATGATGTCCAAGGGCATCCTGGTTTTGACAAACAGGGAACTAGATTTAAGCGTCTCATAAAAGACCGAAACGACCACTCCACTGTTGAAGAGGGTATTAGACGTTTAGTACTCTGCTCTGGAAAG GTTTACTATGAACTTGATGAGCAGCGATCTAAGGTTGATGCATCGGATGTTGCAATATGTAGGGTGGAACAGCTTTGTCCTTTCCCTTACGACCTTGTTCAACGAGAGCTTAAACGATATCCAA ATGCAGAGGTTGTTTGGTGTCAAGAAGAACCAATGAACATGGGTGGATACACTTACATCTTACCCAGACTTGTATCTTCCATGAAAGCTGTAGGCAGAGGTGGTTTTGATGACGTTAAATACGTCGGTCGCGCTCCATCTGCAGCCACAGCAACTGGTTTCCTCAAGGTTCACCAGAGAGAGCAAGCTGAGATTGCTGAGAAAGCCCTTCAACGCGAGCCAGTCAACTTCCCATTCTGA